A single window of Malus sylvestris chromosome 5, drMalSylv7.2, whole genome shotgun sequence DNA harbors:
- the LOC126623838 gene encoding putative inactive glutathione hydrolase 4: MNYPGQFHSQMINILSQYGNASGVSDPLWTHWEIESLKHAFAVRMNLGDPEFVNVTRVLADMLSPEFAEELKESIYDNMTFDPSHYGGRWRQINDHGTSHLSVIDPQGNAISMTGTVNGYFGANVLSSSTGIVLNNEMDDFSIPGNDSTGLPPAPPNFIRPGKRPLSPMTPAIILKDGQLKAVVGASVGALIIPATAEVLVNHFSRGMDPLSSVMAPRVYHQVPM, encoded by the exons aTGAACTATCCTGGTCAATTCCACTCTCAGATGATAAACATTCTTTCACAATATGGAAATGCTTCTGGAGTTTCTGATCCTCTTTGGACTCATTGGGAAATTGAATCTTTGAAACATGCTTTTGCCGTGAGGATGAATCTTGGTGACCCTGAGTTTGTAAATGTGACTAGAGTTCTAGCCGATATGCTTTCTCCTGAGTTTGCTGAGGAGTTAAAGGAAAGTATATATGACAACATGACTTTTGATCCCAGCCATTACGGTGGCAG GTGGAGGCAAATCAATGACCATGGCACCAGTCATTTGTCTGTCATAGATCCTCAAGGAAATGCCATCTCCATGACTGGTACTGTGAATGGATACTTTGGTGCTAATGTATTGTCGTCGAGTACAGGGATTGTCTTAAACAATGAAATGGACGACTTCTCTATACCTGGAAATGATTCTACAGGTCTACCACCAGCACCACCCAATTTTATCAGGCCAGGAAAAAGGCCATTATCGCCCATGACACCAGCTATAATCCTAAAG GATGGCCAACTAAAAGCTGTCGTGGGCGCAAGTGTGGGAGCCTTGATCATTCCTGCGACTGCAGAGGTTCTCGTAAACCATTTTTCTAGGGGAATGGATCCACTCTCTTCTGTCATGGCTCCAAGGGTCTATCATCAGGTTCCCATGTAA